The genomic segment CGCCGCGCGGTAGCCGCTGGTGAGCGCCTCGAGAGCGGTCGCACCCGCCGCCGTCGCAGCGGCGGTCCGGCCCGCCGCGACGGTGGACAGCACCGCCACGCCGAGCGCCATGCCGATCTGCTGGGTGGTGTTGAACAACCCGCCCGCGAGGCCCGCGTCCGCCGCACCCGCGGCCGACATCCCGAGCGTGGCCAGTGCCGGGAGTACCAGACCGCCACCGGCGATCAGCACCATGGTCGGCAGCAGATCGGTGAGGTAGCCGGCGTGCACGGGCAGGCGGGTCAGCAGCGCCAGCGCCCCCGCCAGGAGCACCAGCCCCGTGACGAGTACCACGCGCGGCCCGAACCGAGTGCTCAGCCGGGCCGAAAGCAGCAGCGACACACCGCCGATCGCCACTGCGGCGGGCAACATGGCCAGGCCGGTGGCGGTGGCGCCGTAGCCCAGCACCTTCTGCATGAACAGCGCGACCATGATCTGGAATCCGAACATGCCCGAGAGCGCGAGCATCTGGATCAGATTCGCGCCGACAACGGTGCGGGAGCGGAAGATTCGCAACGGCAACAGCGGGGTCCGGGCCCGCGACTGGCGGAACACGAAACCGGCCAGCAGCGCCACCGACACCGCGGCCAGGATCAGGGTCCGGGCCGACGCCCACCCGTGATCCGCGATGCCGACGACCGTGTAGATACCCAGCATCAGACCGCCGGTGACCAGCACCGCACCCAATACATCGGCGCCCGCGCGCATCCCGATCCCCCGATCCCGCGGCAGTACCCGCAGCGCCGCGGCGACGGTGACCACCCCGATCGGGACGTTGATGAAGAAGATCCAGTGCCAGCTCAGCATATCGGTGAGCACACCACCGAGCACCTGTCCGATCGACGCCCCCGCGGCCCCGGTGGAGCTGAAAACACCGATGGCGGTTGCCCTTTCCCGGCCTTCGGGGAACACCGTGACCAGGATGCCCAGCACCACCGCCGTGGCCAGCGCACTGCCCACCCCTTGCAGGAATCGCGCCGCGATCAGCCAGCCGGGCCCGGTCGCCAGCCCGGCCAGCACGGACGCGCCCGTGAACACCACGTTGCCCGCGATGAAGACGGTCCGGCGGCCGATCAGATCACCCGCCCGCCCGGCCAGCAGCAACAGCCCGCCGAACGCGATCAGGTACGCATTTACCGTCCAACTCAGCTGTGCCGGAGCGAAACCCAGGTCCCGCTGGATCGCGGGCATCGCCACGGTGACGATGCTGCCGTCGAGGATCGTCATCAACGCCGACGCCGACAACACCACCAGCGCAGCAAGTTTGGGAAACGACATCGTGCACTCCCGTCTGATCAGGTTCCGGAGGAACAAGAACGAGACTAGCGGATAGTTTCGTTACAGACAATCTGCAAGGCACTTTGCTGCCCGGATCCGGGCCGGCGGCCGCACTCCGGCACTCGCGCGGAACCCCCGTATGGCTAAACCTGAATCCACCGATGAATTCGGTGTATTTGGGTGTGTCGAAATGAAGAAAGTGCCTTCTGACCTGGGATGATTGGAGTTACCACACAACAACCAAGACAAGTTCCGAAAGACACTTTCAGTGCGATTGTTCCACAGGTTCGCCGAGTCCTCGGCGAGGTTCGATGATGATGGCCTCGTGTCGGTGGCGGGGTTGGTTCCGGTGATGACCCTGGCCGAGCAGACGGGTCTGACCAGGCTGTTGACCGAGAAAATTGCCATCGACGCGCCACGAGTCAAGTCCGGGTCGGTGAACCCGGCACCGAAACTGGCCACGTTGATCGCCGGGATGTGTGCGGGTGCGGACAGCATCGACGATATCGGTCTGCTGCGCAGCGGCGGGTGCAAGACGCTGTTCAGTGGCGTGTATGCGCCCTCGACGGTCGGGACTCTGTTGCGGGAGTTCACATTCGGTCACGCCAAGCAGTTGGAGTCGGTGATGCGCGAGCATCTGCTGGCCTTGACCGCGCGCGCGGATCTGTTGCCCGGTGCGGCTGTGCGGACCTTCGTCGATATCGATTCGCTGCTGCGCCCGGTCTATGGCCACCAGAAGCAGGGCGCGTCGTACGGGCACACGAAGATTGCTGGGAAAAAGGTTCTCCGCAAAGGACTTTCACCCCTGGCAACCACGATCAGCACCGACCTGGCGGCACCGGTGATCGCCGGGATACGGCTACGCGCAGGTAAGACCGGCTCGGGCAAAGGTGCCGCATCGATGGTTACCGCCGCGATCGGCACCGCTCGTGCCGCCCGCGCCACCGGCATCGTGCTGGTGCGTGGGGACTCCGCATACGGCACCCGCAAAGTCGTGTGCGCCGCGTTGCGCGCCGGGGCACAGTTCTCGCTGGTACTGACCAAGAATTCGGCGGTCAACGCCGCGATCACCGCGATCGGCGAAGACCAATGGACTCCGGTGCGGTATCCCGGTGCCGTGCGTGATCCCGATACCGGTGAGTGGATCTCCGACGCCGAGGTCGCCGAAATCTCTTATACCGCTTTCGCTTCCACGAAAGACCGGACCACCGCGAGGCTGATCGTGCGCCGGGTGAAAGACGCCCGATACCCCGATGCCCTGTTCCCGGTCTGGCGGTATCACCCGTTCTTCACCAACTCCACCGAGCCCGTCGCCGATGCCGACATCACCCACCGCAAACACGCCATCATCGAAACCGTGTTCGCCGACCTGATCGACGGGCCACTGGCTCACATTCCGTCCGGGAAATTCGGCGCCAACTTCGCCTGGGTCCTGTGCGCCGCGATCGCCCACAACCTGCTGCGCACCGCCGGAATACTGGCCGGTGGCCGACTCGGCCGGGCCCGCGGATCGACCCTGCGCCGCAAAATCATCACCATCCCCGCCCGGCTCGCTCGCCCTCAACGGCGTCCCATCCTGCACCTGCCCCGCTGCTGGCCCTGGGCGGACGCATGGCTCACGTTGTGGCACAACACAATCGGTTACACACCACCACAACCCGACAGCATCTGACCATCCCCGCCCGACGGGCCCGAACCGAGGACTCACGTGGAAAAGCTGGCCAGGCCAGCGGCTACCCCACGCCCGAAACCCGCTGGTCCGCGCGCCGCAGGCGCGCGGACCAGCACGAAACCCCCGTCAGTGGATTCAGGCTAAAAACCGCTAATCTGACACGCCGTGGAAAAACGACCGAACTGTCGGCACGTCCACCTGAAATCGAGCCGAGCGCAGTCGTCCGAACTCCACTTTTCGAGTTCGCCATGGATTCACCCGCACACGCATGATTCACCGCATCGCACCGGAACTCGCATGTGTCTCGGGCCCTGATCCGGGTACCCGCACAATTGCGCTCGAAATCGAACTTCTGAATCTCCGGAAGCGAGTGGACTTTGCGCGCAGCCGGATGCGATTTCGTGAACCAGCCCGTATCCTGTGTCTCGCGGCGCTTTTGCATCTTGCAGGGGGATGTCATGGATCGGCTGCACACCATCGGCGACAGCGATCTCGCTGTGCGATTACTCGTGCCCGGACAGCGGTGGGGCTGGGAATTCACACCGCCACAGCCGATTGCGCCGAATCCGCTGCGATCCCGCGAACCGTTCTGGGTCGCTGCCCCGGAGCCACCGCACCTCACCCACCTGCACCGCAGCCTGCACCGAGCTCCGATTCCGCTCGCCGCGGGAATAATGCTCGCGGTGTGGGCCACGGTCGCCGTCGCCGCGTGGGGGTCGTCGCTGTGGCCCGTTCCGCTGCTCGGTGGAATTGCCGCGGCGGCCGCATGGCCGATCTGGATCGCACTGCGATATTGGGCGATCCGCCAGCAATTCCGTACCGCCGAATCACAACGCCACGTCCGCTATCGGCGCGCATACGAACATTGGGCCGCCCAGGTCGCGGAACAAGAGCGGCGGGAACGGGCACGGGCCGCCGCGACCATATTGTGGTATCCGCTGATGTTGCGACCGGAATCTCGCCGCGTACAGATATTCGGCGGTACCGTCGACGGCTGGATCAGCCTGCTCGCCACGGCCGGAACCGGGCCGCTGGCGGAGGTCACAGGCATCATGGTGCTCGATTTCACCGAACACCGGATCGCCGCCGGCCTGGCCGCGATGTGGCGTGCGATCGGGCAATTTCCCGCGGCGGTGGAATTCGGTGACACCCCCGCGCGACTGAATCCGCTGGCGGGACTGACTCCCGCCGAGATCGGTGAGCTCATCGCCACCACGGTCGAATCGGCACCGGCCACCGACACCACCCGGGGTCTGCACGCCGAACTCGCCGAACTGGTCGCACGGTGCCTCACCGCGCCGATCACCGTCCCCCGGCTCGCCGCGGGCCTGCGGATCCTGCGCCGGCTGGAGCCGGGCCCGGTCCTGTCCGACGCGGAAACCCGTTGCCTCGTCGAACAATTGGGCCTGCTCGACTGGTCGGAGCCGATGCGCGAGCAACTCCGGCTGCTCGGCGGGCTACTCGATCTGCTCGCTGCCGCACCGCCGTCCGACGCCGGTGCGGAACTCCGCTGGCCGCCTGCGGGTTTGCACGTCTACAGCACGACCTCGACCAATCCGCGGCGCAAGACCCTGCTGGACCGGCTGCTGTTCCATCGGACGGCGCACAGCCTGCGCAACACCGGCACCGGGGGACGGGCCACGCTGATCATCGCCGGTGCCGACGGATTCGGGGTCGGCGAGCTGGAACAGCTTGCGCGGCAAGCCCAGCGGATCGGCATCCGGCTGGTCACCATGGTCGAGCACCTGCGCGGTGAGCTGACCCAACTGCTCGGCGCCGCCGACGGCGCCGCGATCCTCATGCGGCTGGGCAATGCCGCGGAGGCCGCCGTCGCGGCGGAATTCGTCGGCCGCGGCCACCGTTTCGTGCTGTCCCAGTTGACCGATCAGTACGGCCGCGGCCTGACCGACGGATATTCCGACACCACCGGGGATTCGACGTCCACCTCGCACACCGACGGCTATTCCACCGGTGCCGCGAGCGTATCGAACTCCTGGTCACGCACCTGGTCGTCGACCGTGAACCGGTCGGAGTCGATCTCGCTGTCCACCGGCCGCACCGTGGCCCGCACCTACGAGTACGTCATCGAACCGGTCACCTTCCAATCGCTGCCACCCACCGCGCTGGTGCTGGTCGAGACCGGCCGCACGGGCAGGCGGGTGGTCGCCGGGGACTGCAACCCTGGCATCACCCTGCTGGAACGGGTCTCCATCCGCCCGCGAGTGGCCTGAGGACAGCGCATGATTCCGTTGCGGCGCTACCGCTTCCATCAGGTACTGACCATCCCGGCGGCACCCGACGAGAACCCGGCCACCCACTCCGGGCACCTGTTCGCCGCGCTGGTGGCGGCACACGACCGGATGGCGCCGACCCCCGGCGCCGGTATCGCGGTGGCCTGGGAACGCACCGGTCCCGGACACCGGTTGCGGGTGCTCGTCGGCGGTTGTCCCTGGTTCCCCTGGGCCGAAGGCGAATCCACGGAGCCGGTGCCGATCCGCTATCCACCCGGCAGTACCGCGATCGCCGTGGATACCGCGGCGGTGCTGGCGGACTGGACCGGCCTGCCGAACTGGTTGCGCTGCACGGCCCGCATCGACGCACTGTGGTCACCGGAGGGGGCCGCCCCGCCCGCACGCGGATGTTTCGAGGACCACATCGCTCATGTGCCCGGCGAATTCGTCTGGCTGGTGGTCGCCGAACCGGCGCCGGCGGCCGAGGTCGAGGCCGAACTGCGTGACCTGGCCGCCCGGCTACCCCGGCTGCGTGCGCGCGAACACACCGAAATCGACCGAGTGGCACTGCACCGCGACGAGTTCCGCTATCGCGAACTGGTACGCGCGCAGTCGGCCGGGCTGTGGTCGGTGCACGTCCTCGTCGGCGGGCACGATCCCGACCGGACCCGGTCCGCCGCCGCCCTGCTGTGCGGCGCCGCCGATCTCGACCGGTTTCCGTATGTCCTGCGCCCGACCGGAGCCACCGGCACGCTCACCGAGATCCACGACAGTGCAACGGTTTCCACCGCGGAGTTCCGCAGTCCGTTCCTCGCCGGCACCGAGGTGGTCGCGGCTCTGGCCCGGCCGCCCCAGCGCGAACTGCCCGGAATCCGGGCCGTGGATCCGATCCGCTTCGACGTCACCCCCGAACGCGACGACGGTATCCCCCTGGGCGAGATACTCGACGAGGCCGATCGCCGGGTGGGCCCCTTCCGCATCGGCCTGGACACGATCAACCGCCACGGCTTCGTCGCGGGCGCGACCGGGTCGGGTAAATCGCAGACCGTCCGGCATCTGCTGGAAGGTCTTGCCGCCGAAAGCATTCCGTGGCTGGTGATCGAACCGGCCAAGGCCGAGTACGCGGGCATGGCCGGCCGGATCACCACCGTCTCGACAGCGGTGATCCGGCCCGGCGCGAGCGACGAGGTGCCGGTCGGACTCGGACCGCTGGAACCGGAGCCCGGCTTCCCGTTGCAGACCCACATCGACCTCATCCGAGCCCTGTTCCTGGCGGCCTTCGACGCGGTCGATCCGTTCCCGCAGGTGCTGGCGCACGCACTGACCCGCTGCTACACCGACCTCGGCTGGGACACCGTGCTCGGCGAACCGGTGCACGACGACGTCCGGCCGCGCTACCCCACCCTCGCCGACCTCCAGACCACCGCGCTGTCGGTGGTGGAGGGAATCGGCTACGGCCGCGAGGTGGCCGACAACGTCCGGGGATTCATCACCGTCCGGATCGGCGCCCTGCGGCTCGGCACCCCCGGCCGGTTCTTCGAGGCCGCGTACCCGCTCGACATCGGCGAATTGCTGCGGCGCAACACGGTTTTCGAACTCGAGGACATCGGCAACGACGCCGACAAGGCGTTCTTCATCGGTGTCGTCCTCATCCGCCTGGCGGAGCATCTGCGCGTACATCGGCACGACGGCAACGGATTACGGCACGTATTGGTGATCGAGGAGGCGCACCGGCTGCTGCGCCGCGCCGAGCCCGGCACGATGACCGCGCACGCCGTGGAACTGTTCACCGCGCTGCTGGCCGAGATCCGCGCCTACGGCGAGGGCATCGTGGTCGTCGAGCAGATTCCGGCGAAGATCGCCGTCGACGTCGTCAAGAACACGGCGTACAAGATCATGCATCGGCTCCCCGCCGCCGACGACCGCGACATCGTCGGCGCCACCATGAATCTGACGGAGAGCCAGTCGCGCCAGGTGGTATCGCTACCCCCCGGCCGCGCCGCCGTGTTCACCGACGGCATGGACCGGCCGGTCCGCATCGCGGTGCCGCTGGGGCAGCATCGCGAGGACCCGACCCGCGCAGTCCGCACGGTCGCCGTCATCGGCCCCGCCGCGACCGAGCCGCTGCTACTGCGAGATCTGCACCGCGCCCGCCGAATCGCCCAGGACGCGCGCCTGGCACTCTGGCTGGAACTGGTATTGCTGGCCCATCTGATCGGCCGTCCGTGGCCTCGCCCCACCGCGCGATGGCGGACGGACCTCACCCACCGCCACTCGCCCCGGTTGCTCACAGCCGCCGTCCATCACGGATTCCACGCCGCCGTGGAACTCCGCTACGCCGGCCTGTGCGGGTACTACCAGCCCGAACACCTCGTCGAACACCTCCACGCCGCCGCGTCCGCCGCACTCGACGGTGCCACGGACATCTGCCCCACAGGCGAAACCCGCTGGCAAGCAGGACGATTCCGCTGGGGAGATGTGGACCGTGCTCTGCACGACGCGGATTCGGCACACGAGGGACCCCATCCGGACACCCCCACCTGGCTGCAACGCGGCCTGCACCTGCCGGGCGCGACCATCCGGGAACAGCAGGCCGCCCTGCACGCCCATCCGGACACCTGGGCCGATCCCACGATCGTGATCGGCCCGGCCCCCACCGCCCTCACCCTCGCCCTGACCAGGCTGAGCCTCGCACCCGACCCCGAACAGCGATTGCGCGATGCCACCGCCCACCTGTCCCCCGCCCATCGCTGGCCGCTGGCACTGCTCGCCGAACCCACCCGGAGGCCGGCATGAGCATCGAATCCCACGACAAACCGGAAAGTGTTGCGCCGGAACCGGAATCAGAACCGAAGGATACGGACGACCTCCACGACAGCAATACGATATTCGAGTTCGACGGATCGGCCGAGGCCGAGGAGGCACCGAGCCCCGCCGGGCCGGGCCCGAGCCGCCCCGCGTCGCCCGACGCCGTCCCCGGTGCGGATCGGAGCGCCGAGCCCGAAACCGGCAGCCGCCGTGCAGCATTCGGGCCCCGCGGCCCAACCTTGCCTGAGATCGGCGTACCGGCCTCACCCGAAACCGGCCGTGCTGCCCGATTCGACACAGGCACCGAGACAGGTGGTTTCGACGGGCCGGCCACCGGCGGTCTTCCGGAGCAGAAGGCCGGTTACTCGGGATCGCCCGAGATCGGCGTACCGGCCACACCGGAGATCGACCAGTCCGGGCAGCAGTCCGACACCGGCGACCTGGACCCGCGTGGAACCGACACTTCTGCCACAGCCGACACCGACCCGCAGGACCGGGTCGGGATCGACGACCTCGCACCTCCCGGCACCGACGGGAGCAGCCGGTCCGAGGCCGACGGCCCCGATCGGGTCGAGCAGCACAGCCCGGATCCGGCCGAGTCCGGCG from the Nocardia sp. BMG111209 genome contains:
- a CDS encoding MFS transporter, translated to MSFPKLAALVVLSASALMTILDGSIVTVAMPAIQRDLGFAPAQLSWTVNAYLIAFGGLLLLAGRAGDLIGRRTVFIAGNVVFTGASVLAGLATGPGWLIAARFLQGVGSALATAVVLGILVTVFPEGRERATAIGVFSSTGAAGASIGQVLGGVLTDMLSWHWIFFINVPIGVVTVAAALRVLPRDRGIGMRAGADVLGAVLVTGGLMLGIYTVVGIADHGWASARTLILAAVSVALLAGFVFRQSRARTPLLPLRIFRSRTVVGANLIQMLALSGMFGFQIMVALFMQKVLGYGATATGLAMLPAAVAIGGVSLLLSARLSTRFGPRVVLVTGLVLLAGALALLTRLPVHAGYLTDLLPTMVLIAGGGLVLPALATLGMSAAGAADAGLAGGLFNTTQQIGMALGVAVLSTVAAGRTAAATAAGATALEALTSGYRAAFTVATGLLAAALVVTLVLLGRRGSGSAADAPVAADAGAADAEHAGAALATGVETVAGSATPAADDGEAAHARL
- a CDS encoding IS1380 family transposase, which encodes MRLFHRFAESSARFDDDGLVSVAGLVPVMTLAEQTGLTRLLTEKIAIDAPRVKSGSVNPAPKLATLIAGMCAGADSIDDIGLLRSGGCKTLFSGVYAPSTVGTLLREFTFGHAKQLESVMREHLLALTARADLLPGAAVRTFVDIDSLLRPVYGHQKQGASYGHTKIAGKKVLRKGLSPLATTISTDLAAPVIAGIRLRAGKTGSGKGAASMVTAAIGTARAARATGIVLVRGDSAYGTRKVVCAALRAGAQFSLVLTKNSAVNAAITAIGEDQWTPVRYPGAVRDPDTGEWISDAEVAEISYTAFASTKDRTTARLIVRRVKDARYPDALFPVWRYHPFFTNSTEPVADADITHRKHAIIETVFADLIDGPLAHIPSGKFGANFAWVLCAAIAHNLLRTAGILAGGRLGRARGSTLRRKIITIPARLARPQRRPILHLPRCWPWADAWLTLWHNTIGYTPPQPDSI
- a CDS encoding ATP-binding protein, translating into MIPLRRYRFHQVLTIPAAPDENPATHSGHLFAALVAAHDRMAPTPGAGIAVAWERTGPGHRLRVLVGGCPWFPWAEGESTEPVPIRYPPGSTAIAVDTAAVLADWTGLPNWLRCTARIDALWSPEGAAPPARGCFEDHIAHVPGEFVWLVVAEPAPAAEVEAELRDLAARLPRLRAREHTEIDRVALHRDEFRYRELVRAQSAGLWSVHVLVGGHDPDRTRSAAALLCGAADLDRFPYVLRPTGATGTLTEIHDSATVSTAEFRSPFLAGTEVVAALARPPQRELPGIRAVDPIRFDVTPERDDGIPLGEILDEADRRVGPFRIGLDTINRHGFVAGATGSGKSQTVRHLLEGLAAESIPWLVIEPAKAEYAGMAGRITTVSTAVIRPGASDEVPVGLGPLEPEPGFPLQTHIDLIRALFLAAFDAVDPFPQVLAHALTRCYTDLGWDTVLGEPVHDDVRPRYPTLADLQTTALSVVEGIGYGREVADNVRGFITVRIGALRLGTPGRFFEAAYPLDIGELLRRNTVFELEDIGNDADKAFFIGVVLIRLAEHLRVHRHDGNGLRHVLVIEEAHRLLRRAEPGTMTAHAVELFTALLAEIRAYGEGIVVVEQIPAKIAVDVVKNTAYKIMHRLPAADDRDIVGATMNLTESQSRQVVSLPPGRAAVFTDGMDRPVRIAVPLGQHREDPTRAVRTVAVIGPAATEPLLLRDLHRARRIAQDARLALWLELVLLAHLIGRPWPRPTARWRTDLTHRHSPRLLTAAVHHGFHAAVELRYAGLCGYYQPEHLVEHLHAAASAALDGATDICPTGETRWQAGRFRWGDVDRALHDADSAHEGPHPDTPTWLQRGLHLPGATIREQQAALHAHPDTWADPTIVIGPAPTALTLALTRLSLAPDPEQRLRDATAHLSPAHRWPLALLAEPTRRPA